ATACGTCAAGAGGAGTGCTGTTAGATTACGAAAAAGGCCGTGTCTGTGTCTCGAAATTGTTCAAGTGGTTCAATGAAGACTTTGATGTGGAGGCACCCACAGGTTTTCAACTAAGCAATCGAACTAAGAAGGAACGCAATGCCATTCATTTTATTGCTCGTTACCTGAAGGATCCCCGTGTGTGGGACTTTCTACAATCTCCGGATACTGACTTTGACTTCTTGAGCTACGACTGGTCACTTAATGAACTACCTCGGAATCATGATACGGCCTCTTAGCAGATTGCTATTTCTCTTCCTTTGTTCGATCTGCTTTCAAGTATGGGCAGAGGAAAAGACATTTTCCTTTGAGACGGATCAACTGGAGGCCCTTGAAAAAGGGGAGGTCATTTTTTTGGAACCTGAGGGTCAAAACATGCTTGCCGCTGTTGTCCGGATCGAAGCGAAGCCGGAGTTTGTATGGGAGATCATGTTGGATCACGAACGCGTAACAAATTATGTGAAAGAGCTACGTGAGAGTAAACTACTAGAAACCGGTGAGAACTGGAAAGTCGTTCAACACAAACTAAAGATGAGTCCCTTGCTTCCCCGCTTCGAATATGTGTTTAAAGAACAATATGGGCCTGACTACACCATAGAGTTTAACCGAATAAGTGGGGCATTCCGCGAACTTTCGGGCCAATGGAAATTGGTTTCTGAACAAGATGATGACCATGCCCTGCTTCTCTATACAACCTATGTGGACTTTGGCTGGTACATACCCAAGTCCTGGGTAAAGAAGGGGATAAGCAAGCGAGTGCCCAATCTTCTCAATGCTTTCCGGGATGAAGTCTACCGTGAGAAGGAAATTCGTGAAAAAGAGAAAGAGAATTCGTGAGTCAAGTCATCTCCATTGTGATCCCTGTATTGAACGAGGCTCTTTGTCTCGATCGCTTGCTACGGTCATTTGATGAGCACAAAGACCTAGACGTAATTGTGGTTGATGGAGGGAGCTCTGATGTTACTCCTGCTGTGATGCGGAAATATCCATTCGTGCGATATGTGCATGCGCCGGCTGGAAGGGGGATTCAATTAAATCATGGAGCTACGATCGCCAAAGGTGATATCTTTTGGTTCCTCCATGCCGATAGTGAACTTAGCCAAGGATGGAAGCAGGAGATTCGCGAGACCATAAGTCTTTCCCGAGTGATAGCAGGGTGCTTTCGGCTGGAGTTTGACGACAGGCACTGGCTGTTGCGTCTCTTTTGCTTTTTTAGTCGGTGGAATCACCCGTTGATGACCTATGGTGATCAGGGCTATTTCATGCGACGAGAGGTCTTTGAGAGCGTTGGAGGGTTCAAGAACTATCCCATTCTTGAAGACCTGGAAAAGCAGTGTCGCCTGCGGCGTCAGGGGCGCTGGTTCAAATCCCCCTTACCCTTGATCACCTCTGCCCGTCGATTCAGGACCATGGGTATTCTGCGCCAGCAACTGAAAAATATAGGCATTGTCAGTTTATACCTGGCGGGTGCTTCTCCATTTTGGCTGAGCCGCTTCTACAAGCCCCAGTCTCAACTCAAAGCAACTGACCAGTCTGCTTCCTTAAACCCTACGGCATTGAGTGAGTCGCTTAGTAGGAAAGGCCGTTTTACAAAGTTCCCATTTTCGCTCAGGAGTTGAAAAGCTTCTAATTTACTCATGCTTGATAGCTTGTCTTTTAAGTTCTGTGCACGGTAGTCCAAGCCTGAAGTGTTAAACAACTTCCTCAACTCTCCCTCATATGCCTTGAGCATAGTCTCCAACTCTTTCTTAGTCGGCGGTGTGTCTCGTATAGCGCGTTCGTCAAATTCAAACCCTTGGGAGCTAAGCCATTGAGTGGCCTTACGGCAGGTACTGCATTTTTTGTAAGTATAAACTTTGATCATCTTTTTTGATTAATTGCTCTACTTCAGTTCTGGAATTTCGAAACTGTAAAATCAATCCGATTCAACTTTTTCTTTTTGTGCCTGTCCAATACGAGTCCGAACTATACGAACCGATTAAGCGTTACCTTGAAGCGCGCGGTTATACCGTCAAAGGCGAGGTTCATGATGTGGATCTGGTAGCGACCCATCCGGAGCACGAAACCATATTGGTCGAGCTGAAGAAATCCTTTAATTTGAAATTGGTTTTTCAAGGAATCGAACGTTTGGCTCTTTCCGATCGTGTTTACTTGGCGGTGCCCGCTTCATCCAGTCCCAATAACATCCTGAATCAACAACGTAAGTCTGTGTTTAAGCTCTGTCGCAGACTAGGCTTTGGGTTACTTCAGGTCTACTTTGGTCCGCGAGTGACAAGGGTAGATGTGCTGGTAGACCCTGGGCCCTATAGGCCTCGGAAACAGTCTGCCAAACTGCAAGCTTTGCACGATGAGTTTATCACCCGGGAAGGCGATCCCAGTCCAGGTGGTACCACGGGGCGAAAGATTATGACCGCCTACCGTCAGCAGGTCATGCAAGTGGCCGTTTGCGTACAAGAGAATGGGGATTGTCCGCTCAAAACGGTGAAAGCAAGTACGGGCCTCAAGAAGGCCGCCAGCATACTTCAAAAAAATCATTATGGCTGGTTCGAACGAGTTTCTCGGGGGTGTTATCGTCTTACTGAGTTGGGGGAAAAGGAGTTGCAGAATTTTACGGTAGATGGGGTGTGATTTTTTTTAATATTCTGGGAAATAAATCGGAACACCTGGCCTCTTTACATGTATTCAAAGCTTGAATGGTTAGAGAGTTACCTACCGGGTTCACGCCCGGCTAGGAGATGGTGTCTAGCCGACACCTTTAGTGGCCCCGGGATAGTAGGTTCCTGGGGCCATTCTTTTTTTATTCGTAACCTTATCTCTGAATACCCAGTTTTTACTTTGGTAGTTCTCGCCTGATTATGAAGCCGCGCATTTTCTCTCTTTTTGTTCTGATTATAAGTAGCCTTATGGTTTCTGCTGGCGAGGACTCAGTCGTGGGCGCACAGAAGAGACAAGTAGAGTGGGGTGTTTATGAGATGCTGACGCGTCGATATTCCTGGGAAGATCGCTTGGATCAGGCTATTTATGACTTTGGTGCCAATCCGGAGTTCGTCCTTTTCTTCAGGGATTTAAACCGGACGCGGACCTTCCCAACTGAGAGAGTTCAAAACGCCCATGCCAGGGGTATGACTCCGGTCATCAGTCTAGAAATAAGTCAGTGGGGCCGTGGAGGTGATGCCGGCTACTTAGAGGAAGTGGCAAAAGGCGAGTTTGATGACTTTTTCCGACAATGGGCCAAAGATGCCAAAGCCTGTGATCTTCCGGTCATTCTGCGTTTCGGTTTTGAAATGAATGGCGACTGGTTTCCTTGGGGTGAACAGCCAAAGACCTTCATCCGAGCCTGGCGTAGGTGCTACAATATCTTCAAAGAGGTGGGATGCGAAAACGTTCAGTGGATGTTCTCTCCCAACATTCTGTGGGACAAGCGGACTGAAAAGAAGGATTTCTATAACTATTACCCCGGCGCAGCCTATGTGGATTTGATTGGCCTAGACGGTTACAATTTTGGGGATCACCACGACAAATGGCACGAATGGCAAAGCTACGAGGAAGTCTTCGAGCGGACCATTAAGGCCAGTATGAAATTTAATAAACCGGTCTATATTTCGGAGATAGGCTGTGCAGACGATGAGCGTAAACCGGCCTGGATTAAGGACTTCCTTGAAAAAGTATCCAAGGACGAGCGGATTGAAGGCTTTATCTACTTCAATCACTTTAACCCTCGAAAGGGAGAGCCCAATTGGCGCTTCGACAGTGATCCTGAAACGCTGCGTATTTTTCGCGAATGGGTTAAGAAAAATGAAATGAGCTCCAAATAATCTGAAACTTTCTCAGGGCTAACTGTGTAGTTCTTATAGAAAGTATATTATGATTAAGCTCTCTTTAATTCTCTTAGGTTCCCTAGTCGCATTTTTCATCCTACCTGGAATCCTGGCAGCCATTGCCGGATTCGTGTTCATTGCGGCTTTATTCGGCCTTGTATTTACCGGACTCGGTTATGTGTTCTCTGCCTTTGGATCTGTGGTGTCCACAGTCTTCGGAGCTCTATTCAGCGTGCTGGCAACTCTGGTGTTACTGGTCGTGCTTGGAGTTAGTCTGCCAGTGCTTCTGATTCTGGCGCTTCCCTTAGGAATGCTATTTCTCGTCGGATGCTTATTCTGTACCGTGGTTTGCGGCGTCGTTTAAACTTCTCAGCTAGCTCTTCCGAAGAAATTTGTGGCTCCCGATTACCACGGTGAGGCGCATGCTTCTCATCCAGCTTACGTGCTCGTTTACCAAGGAGTAGTGGGTGGCACCCTGTGTTAGGTCGCCTAATGATCCTGCGTACATCCGGTCGACCACTCCAAGAGCGATTTTCCAATTCGGATCGCGGGAGGCGCGTGTTACGTGACCAGCATACCCTCTGTTTCCAGTTCTACCTGTTGAGGCTGCATTTAAAGAAGTAAAAGCATAAGGCTTCTTAACTTCCCGGTAAATACGAGACCGATTTCCACCGGCACGATTGTTCATCACATTTGCGACGGCAATCATACCCCGTTCACCTTGATCGGAGGCTTCAAGAATGAGGCAGGCGGCAATGATTTGGCGTGCCCATGGATCGGGTGAGTATGCCTGGGCAGCGTTTAAAATGCCAACCCCGAGAATGACCGTTAAGGCCATCTTATTTAGAATATGTGTTTTCATAACTATTCGATGTATTCCCGGGGTAACAAAACTGAGAATCGAATAAAAGAGGGGGCAAGCTGTTCGGAATTTGAGTGAGTGCAACCCTAAAAGTTTCCTTTTTTCTCCAGCGCTAGAGTCGGCGATGAGGCCTTTATTTATCGAGATCTAGCTGTATCTCCCGTCCTGTCTGGGGTCTTCCGAAAACACACAATTCCCTTTGTGGGAAACCCTTAGTAGCTATACGAGCAATCTCCGCAAAAAAACAGTTATTTCTCCATGCCATACGCGCGGGCCAGGATCTGTACCGTATGCAAAACGGGGGGTGGGGTCTCGTAAGATTCCAAGTGTTTCTGGATTTGTGTCATGCAGCCAATATTGCCCAGGGCAACTGCATCTGGCTGAGTTGACATCAAATTGGAGGCCTTTCGTTTTCCCAATGATTGGGCCACATCTGGCTTTTCAATATTGTAAATGCCTGCTGATCCGCAGCAAATTTCCCATTCAGGGGGTTCCAGTAGTTTCAAATTGGGGATGGCGTTGAGAATTGCTCGTGGGGCGGCTGTTTCACGCTGAGCGTGAGCCAGGTGGCAGGCATCGTGGTAGACTACGTGCATCGAGCTTTCCAGGCTCGGAGGGGAGATGAGTCCGACTTCTTGAAGGTAGGTACTAATATCCTTTGTTTTGGCCGCTAGAGCAGTTGCTTCCTCCTCATCTGGCTCGCCAGCAAGGAGGATCGAATATTCGCTGATACCCGATCCGCAACCTGCTGCATTGGTGATCAGTGCATCGACATCCTTTGGAATGGAGCGGATGAGCTGGCGGGCAGTCTTCCTCGCGTGCTCTTCAATTCCGGTATGCAAAGCGAGGGCTCCGCAGCATGCCTGGTCTTTCGGGATCACCGTTTCGATTCCATTGGCACTGAGAACTTCCAAGGTTGCTTTGTTAATCTCTGGAGCCAACACTTGCTGCACGCAGCCGGTCAACAGTGCGACCCGTCCTCGCTTTTCACCGGTCGCTGGAAAAATGTCTGGTAAAGATTCCTGAGTAGGCAACTTCGCTGGCAATAGATCCAGTGCCGGACGCAATGACTTGGGCAGGATCCCTGCCAAGGGTCGAACGAGACCTCCCATACGAAACGCCCACTTTGCTCGAGTAGCGTAGGGTAGCGTATTCAATATTATACTACGGAATAGTTTCCTGCCAAAAGGCTGCTTTCTTTCTGTTTCTGCTTTCGATCGAAAGGCAGTGATCAAGTGGTCGTATTCAACACCAGACGGGCAGGCTGTGATGCAGGCATCGCAACCCAGGCAATTATCGATGGGGTCTAAAGCTTCCTCAATAGGTACTGTTCCTTCCAGCACTTCCTTCATGATGAAGATGCGACCTCTCGGAGAGTTGATTTCTTCGCCCAGTTCATCGTAGGTCGGACAGGTCGGTAGGCAAAATCCACAATGGACACAGGCTTCAACGCCTTGGGTTAATGCATGTGCTTTGGGTCCGAGAGAGTTTTTATCAATGACGTGCTGCATGACTAGCTCGCTACCTCCGAGGTCGATGGGGAAAAAGTAAGAAAACGATTTTCGGGATCCAGGGCTTTTTGAACCCGGTTGATAAAGGGTACTGAAGAAGTATTCCCAATCAGGGGATGCGGATCTATCGGTCCTTTTATTTGAAGTCCGGTTAGTTTCTGAGTTTTAAGAATCTCGTCTAAGCTCGAACTTTCATCGTCTGCAGGACCACTCAAATAAAGCGTTTTCCCACCGTTGGTCAGGTGAAGGTTCCAATTTTCAAGTTGGAGTGCATTAAGAAACGTTAATGCGGAATGTGGATGTGTAGCGACTTTGAAGAGTGGCCGATTGTCTTGAGCCCACTTGAATCCTTTGATGGACTTCCATAGGTCTTGCTCGGGTTCGCCAAAGGTCAAGCTTAGGTCTTTATTGATCAGGGATTCGAGTCCCTTCTTGCGAGCATCCATCGTCGCCTCCTGGAATCCCAGTCTGAGTTGGAGGTTTAGCTGGTTGTCCAATTCGACTCCTTCGAGGTCATAGCCCTTGAGGATTGGGAGGATAGAAAGGGCGTCCTGGTGGCTTTCAAAACGGGTTTGTAATGTGACGTAGGATTGAGGTTCGGGAAATACTTTGAACGATACTTCCGTCAAAATGCCTAATCGACCCAAGCTGCCATTGAATAATTTTGGAAAGTCGAACCCCGCTGCATTCTTAACAACTTTGCCTCCGCCTCGGACGAAGTTTCCCAGGCCATCTACAAACCGGACGCCAATTATAAAGTCTTTGAGTGGGCCGTAGCGGTAAGCGCCTGGACCTGATAGGCCTGCTGCTACAGTACCTCCTACCGTTGCACCTTCTTCAGCCATAGGTGGATCAAAGGGAAGGTATTGTCCGTTTTCTGCCAAAGCTTCGACTACCTCGCTAAGGAGGGTGCCTGCTTGAACCGTAATGGTGTATTCGGAGGGCTGGTATTCAACGATGCCGGAAAGTTGCCGGGTATCAATCAACGTGGTTGTCTCATGTGATTTCCACAGGGAAGGTTTGGTCCCGCTACCACGAGGGATAACTTCAGATAGGGACTTAACCTGCGATATGAGATCGTCAACTGAAGAGGGTATTTCGATTGGCTGCCCCATAATTATTCGCGCGATATAATCCCCGCTTTTTCAAGAGGATGTGCTCCATGGGTTGTGAGAGCAGGTGCTTCTCCTCCCGGAAACATTTTTCCACGATTGGCAATTTCTAATGGGTCAATTGCTCGACGAACGCGTTTCATACATTCCATGTCCGTCTCGTTGAACATCTCTGGCATGTACTTTTTCTTTTCCATGCCTACTCCGTGTTCACCGGTTATGGATCCACCCATCTCAACGCACATTCTCAAAATTTTTCCTGCTAGTTCTTCTGCATGGTGAAGGGCTCCTTCTTCCTTTCCGTTGAACATAATTAACGGGTGAAGATTGCCGTCGCCGGCATGAAA
This genomic stretch from Opitutia bacterium ISCC 52 harbors:
- a CDS encoding TIGR04283 family arsenosugar biosynthesis glycosyltransferase translates to MSQVISIVIPVLNEALCLDRLLRSFDEHKDLDVIVVDGGSSDVTPAVMRKYPFVRYVHAPAGRGIQLNHGATIAKGDIFWFLHADSELSQGWKQEIRETISLSRVIAGCFRLEFDDRHWLLRLFCFFSRWNHPLMTYGDQGYFMRREVFESVGGFKNYPILEDLEKQCRLRRQGRWFKSPLPLITSARRFRTMGILRQQLKNIGIVSLYLAGASPFWLSRFYKPQSQLKATDQSASLNPTALSESLSRKGRFTKFPFSLRS
- a CDS encoding Spx/MgsR family RNA polymerase-binding regulatory protein, with product MIKVYTYKKCSTCRKATQWLSSQGFEFDERAIRDTPPTKKELETMLKAYEGELRKLFNTSGLDYRAQNLKDKLSSMSKLEAFQLLSENGNFVKRPFLLSDSLNAVGFKEADWSVALS
- a CDS encoding cell wall hydrolase; its protein translation is MKTHILNKMALTVILGVGILNAAQAYSPDPWARQIIAACLILEASDQGERGMIAVANVMNNRAGGNRSRIYREVKKPYAFTSLNAASTGRTGNRGYAGHVTRASRDPNWKIALGVVDRMYAGSLGDLTQGATHYSLVNEHVSWMRSMRLTVVIGSHKFLRKS
- a CDS encoding 4Fe-4S dicluster domain-containing protein — its product is MQHVIDKNSLGPKAHALTQGVEACVHCGFCLPTCPTYDELGEEINSPRGRIFIMKEVLEGTVPIEEALDPIDNCLGCDACITACPSGVEYDHLITAFRSKAETERKQPFGRKLFRSIILNTLPYATRAKWAFRMGGLVRPLAGILPKSLRPALDLLPAKLPTQESLPDIFPATGEKRGRVALLTGCVQQVLAPEINKATLEVLSANGIETVIPKDQACCGALALHTGIEEHARKTARQLIRSIPKDVDALITNAAGCGSGISEYSILLAGEPDEEEATALAAKTKDISTYLQEVGLISPPSLESSMHVVYHDACHLAHAQRETAAPRAILNAIPNLKLLEPPEWEICCGSAGIYNIEKPDVAQSLGKRKASNLMSTQPDAVALGNIGCMTQIQKHLESYETPPPVLHTVQILARAYGMEK
- a CDS encoding FAD-binding protein, with product MGQPIEIPSSVDDLISQVKSLSEVIPRGSGTKPSLWKSHETTTLIDTRQLSGIVEYQPSEYTITVQAGTLLSEVVEALAENGQYLPFDPPMAEEGATVGGTVAAGLSGPGAYRYGPLKDFIIGVRFVDGLGNFVRGGGKVVKNAAGFDFPKLFNGSLGRLGILTEVSFKVFPEPQSYVTLQTRFESHQDALSILPILKGYDLEGVELDNQLNLQLRLGFQEATMDARKKGLESLINKDLSLTFGEPEQDLWKSIKGFKWAQDNRPLFKVATHPHSALTFLNALQLENWNLHLTNGGKTLYLSGPADDESSSLDEILKTQKLTGLQIKGPIDPHPLIGNTSSVPFINRVQKALDPENRFLTFSPSTSEVAS